One Drosophila virilis strain 15010-1051.87 chromosome 5, Dvir_AGI_RSII-ME, whole genome shotgun sequence DNA window includes the following coding sequences:
- the CAP gene encoding sorbin and SH3 domain-containing protein 2 isoform X25, giving the protein MQKLYQEERRRKYLQELQDMNSRRHTDNFTPSQKSPIALNRYDDFPTDVTLKSLVGPKTVARALYNFQGQTSKELSFRKGDTIYIRRQIDPNWYEGEHNAMIGLLPASYVEIVSRDGARTPGKRPSEGQARAKYNFQAQSGVELSLNKGELVTLTRRVDGNWFEGKIANRKGIFPVSYVEVLTDIGAEDIAARTTTVINTQSTTNLRPNLDVLRTNINNEFNTLTQNGAHPPNGILKETRTLHKTDALHVDTSSEPLTYRALYKYRPQNSDELEIFEGDLVQVLEKCDDGWFVGTSQRTGCFGTFPGNYVERA; this is encoded by the exons ATGCAGAAATTGTATCAGGAGGAGCGCAGACGCAAGTATCTACAGGAGCTGCAGGACATGAATTCGCGACGACACACCGACAATTTTACACCCTCACAGAAATCGCCAATTGCCTTGAATCGTTACGATGATTTCCCCACAGACGTAACGCTCAAATCTCTGGTGGGACCCAAAACAGTTGCCAGGGCCCTCTACAACTTCCAGGGACAGACCTCCAA GGAGCTCTCGTTCCGCAAGGGCGACACCATATACATCAGGCGACAGATCGATCCCAACTGGTATGAGGGCGAGCATAATGCCATGATTGGACTGCTGCCGGCCAGCTATGTCGAG ATTGTCAGTCGGGATGGCGCCCGCACGCCTGGCAAGCGTCCATCGGAGGGCCAGGCACGTGCCAAGTACAACTTCCAGGCGCAGTCCGGCGTGGAGCTGTCCCTCAACAAGGGCGAGCTGGTCACACTGACACGTCGCGTCGACGGCAATTGGTTTGAGGGCAAAATAGCCAATCGCAAGGGCATTTTCCCGGTCTCCTATGTGGAG GTCTTAACCGACATTGGTGCCGAAGATATTGCAGCTAGAACCACAACCGTAATCAACACTCAGAGTACCACGAATCTGCGTCCAAATCTGGACGTGCTGCGCACAAATATCAACAACGAGTTCAATACGCTGACCCAGAACGGAGCACATCCGCCAAATGGCATACTGAAGGAGACCCGCACGCTGCACAAAACAGACGCCCTTCATGTGGACACCAGCTCGGAGCCCTTGAC TTATCGTGCGCTGTACAAATACCGACCACAAAACTCCGATGAGCTGGAGATCTTTGAGGGGGATCTGGTGCAGGTGCTGGAGAAGTGCGACGATGGCTGGTTCGTCGGCACTTCGCAGCGGACGGGCTGCTTTGGCACATTCCCCGGCAACTATGTGGAACGTGCCTGA
- the CAP gene encoding uncharacterized protein CAP isoform X13, protein MPNNRNRNRNRNRNKRNKNQNANQNKQQAAAAEGTATEEREQQEEAGAAAATTSSSLTAANDHQHDNNANSGSISNGSTTATDSLTAADESTTRIASIEDSQKEPEEQSVVQLEDKSKEQYIAAKDHPSEDQAEKKLVDQLEVQPRVHTKEKLVQHLEDQHKHQSEDQLEDLSKGQAEEKVVDQLEDQTKEQLVKQLEDQPAAHSEVSDDQKRGKLVDQLVDQLEEKPVQQLEDQPECQSTDQLAYLSEDQKKEKPINKPDLQTKDKLVQQLRGLPGCQSEELLEDLSTKEKLVDHTEEQSIAQAKSQPKDQSENQPQELPRQQSEEPRIEHLIEQDLVEDSKIEKIIDQLAEQVADQPREHLIEIHPKAQTKDPKEELRVKKASEQSEDQFKKQPVVHIVPVIVEKGDKHEMGAKNSKQQRDQSQQETELSQEQQQQQAARPPGSPRQAKVIVHRIVRESNDEIDAHQQQLQQQQQEQQQTQQQQQETQTEQQLPAAVQELLANCQLQQPLAQQQQIKTQQQQVETHQQQRAPQQHAAQQPLQRSTKVIIHQIRIETDEEERARKGKPTIEEISSTTATTTAHSTNSNSSSGNSGTLSPPPRYLVESPSPKAVQQFSKFARDVQIQELELSSDCSSGEFNGPLQSPVVFEADSETANTPTAMIAPVAVLASSADLPSSSRAEQQEQLRQKRAQKRNALESHFLPQLLSPRYLDSILEENSEAAAAGGDPSLSRSASASSSGNDPAKTRSPLPAKANEAFPRSQLDFSRRHKRREEPLALMLETKLLEQPSDLESCTRLQSTLSPQSEDAELVYLSSSGSSSVSDLMELELEEAAALAKRALSDLDTDASRLINRPDDDLSSTTTTEPISSSNETETEGECEVETEVDTETEATTAADQSSRESTPVNAHPPTEPTSPGSSSLSSLLSAATLTPTATPTPALNELPREANQHSTLLANEFSPNKLANSSTATTSLAATREEFVRNMEKVRELIEMTRRENGNVNGNGNGNVNENAPAAPEQQQQQPNELRCRLSPTPPPVPPPPSSMHYPATSTTQHPILNPLLLNRQESNDSHCSDSTQHSQCTAIHLASPTPQQQPPTPPLRQQQQQQQPAISPISAAETEAERIKKLRLLCTETLASMPYGEQMLEELASVAQNITEQQQQQQQQQQQQQQVDNMPYPMPQLPHIGELQLSLDQAAGEKDAWLGLPTQKDPQLLVCLSPAQRALTQQQQLQPAADQLLDAHEKFVQRRGYHELSAEQVRAMDSAQMTAEQEQILKTAAKMRELRKSLTPTATTPPPPPVPVKSAETAAKAKSQATQQQKQMADDVSQKASTAATATATMPATSSFENKPTAATAAADPQLPYAFDQRTVEQQQQSKHSSNSNSSYMSHSSNIRSSSNNSSSKFPASMESELARMFPSMAQQGDIFDEQRKRFSNIEQSGQQKPQQSKRYSNIETSSFESKKRVENGQVIYDYSNSSREQQQQQEPAGDTPTANGKFPVREVQQQQVPQVHQIPVRQAAADEVDCAPPVPPPPAAANMMSATKLNGMSNTFNDDAQQQQLLPESRQHREQTTTTTTTTGTKVNSSSSSGTYEEFRQRAKAALDAIAQPNGNGQPSTGNHLDNEKLFKDFDALSQQLNAELQTGREQRQQRDKSASLYDLSRLTNSNNNNSCQLEQLKRERHAHMQELEREIERSARSRQERLSSVPRAVEIPIQLAPDYERTRRAESLCNLNEQTRPHSSAEHYRVPTEAVQQDDWAHYASDLGYSENIARPFAREVEICYQRQNQSQGQRQPHSIRAPRLSASTNDLSSSSCYDSFNAYGGGRRHAPMLQQAPQQQRPHYASCYSMIERDPNPTYISTTSRRGVSPAPVSTPVTPQPGQPPAYDRQRERRASLPRELHEQQLKYILSKEEQLKLEFERLQQERRRLMEEMQRAPTVLQAPPPRRESYRPAPKLPTLSEDEVFRQQMAEEWMNKVAEREERRQHKIIKISKIEDEQQHATEHQANISDEFLNRVKERRHKLSMPADSDWESGAESQPAPAKTAATAGSESDAEAPTPVRILEGQAEANLRELPRHLREFAKFSSCEQLKGDAQSSGQVERHEQQERSETATDNSLSSASKKSTIVKTYKVSRLPPSVQAQAIKSERPHQQQQQQQRQLQTATPTSTPTPTPAMAAKLRLRPQKQTRFLLSPQQLQRQRQRRSWSESDLLKEIDNELQLAKGFLYANGVWTPKSQTPYGSSNELDISSSAAPTPPPPPTQPVWTPQPSPALSGRKEFRPVRFESPTLPRRYTAQQQQQQQQQQQPTTTIPPWSYTNGNCPVPAPRSSTATTTSLSTPTTLNSNNSDYAETDYSNQFGPVAASASVSDKIKTFERSASTSELYRPFARRQLSDTSRPVYRPNEVIYKVKHEYMSEPETESDRPRKMAQLGRRQYEGIGPVTNDGMPIILRSEVQEPHQHEWYKRLYQTIHKQKNGDDFVIRYKCPRARPSYKSNGYVSEPEPNYDSDYSTVKYRTPNPLRVQSVSSAVNVRNLSQDDKLYGTMPNPIKAAQNSYKNQPGRIENYTTGHSSVSEKEKKENLEQSKLSPLYTEGNLSRALAKESGYTSDSNLVFRKKELPVSSPLSPVEQRQAYKSLQAGGEPPLLGFRKPAPEKPKDFDSSAAPPIPPQPPLKGLTNSNSFYEPYSPYSNGDHIDSGTDVNIHFKTPIRHEYKQNISEEELAIRQAEHMQKLYQEERRRKYLQELQDMNSRRHTDNFTPSQKSPIALNRYDDFPTDVTLKSLVGPKTVARALYNFQGQTSKELSFRKGDTIYIRRQIDPNWYEGEHNAMIGLLPASYVEIVSRDGARTPGKRPSEGQARAKYNFQAQSGVELSLNKGELVTLTRRVDGNWFEGKIANRKGIFPVSYVEVLTDIGAEDIAARTTTVINTQSTTNLRPNLDVLRTNINNEFNTLTQNGAHPPNGILKETRTLHKTDALHVDTSSEPLTYRALYKYRPQNSDELEIFEGDLVQVLEKCDDGWFVGTSQRTGCFGTFPGNYVERA, encoded by the exons ATGCCAAATAATCGTAATCGTAATCGCAATCGTAATCGTAATAAgcgcaataaaaatcaaaacgcaaatcaaaataaacagcaagcggcggcggcggagggAACAGCGACAGAGGAGCGAGAGCAGCAGGAGGAGGCaggagcggcagcagcaacaacttcaTCATCATTAACAGCAGCTAATGATCATCAGCATGATAATAATGCAAATTCTGGCAGCATTTCAAATGGGTCAACCACAGCCACCGACAGCCTCACAGCTGCTGATGAATCAACCACGCGCATAGCCAGCATAGAGGACAGCCAGAAAGAGCCAGAAGAACAGTCTGTGGTGCAGCTAGAGGATAAGTCCAAAGAACAGTATATTGCAGCAAAAGACCATCCGTCTGAAGATCAGGCAGAAAAGAAGCTGGTCGATCAGTTAGAAGTTCAGCCTAGAGTTCATACAAAAGAGAAGCTCGTTCAACATTTGGAAGATCAGCACAAACATCAATCTGAGGATCAGCTGGAAGATTTGTCTAAAGGTCAGGCAGAAGAGAAGGTGGTCGATCAGTTAGAAGATCAGACAAAGGAGCAGCTTGTCAAGCAGTTAGAAGATCAGCCTGCAGCTCATTCTGAAGTATCTGATGATCAGAAAAGAGGTAAACTGGTCGATCAGTTAGTAGATCAGTTAGAGGAAAAGCCTGTCCAGCAGTTGGAAGATCAACCCGAATGTCAATCTACAGATCAGCTGGCATATCTATCTGAAGATCAAAAGAAAGAGAAGCCCATCAATAAGCCTGATCTGCAGACAAAAGATAAGCTTGTCCAACAATTAAGAGGTCTGCCAGGATGTCAATCAGAAGAGCTGCTAGAAGATCTGTCTACAAAAGAGAAGCTGGTCGATCACACTGAAGAGCAGTCGATTGCACAAGCAAAAAGTCAGCCTAAAGATCAGTCTGAGAATCAGCCACAAGAGTTGCCAAGACAACAGTCGGAAGAGCCCCGAATTGAACATCTGATCGAGCAAGATCTAGTTGAAGATTCAAAAATAGAGAAGATTATTGATCAGTTAGCCGAACAAGTAGCAGATCAGCCAAGGGAACATCTGATTGAGATACATCCGAAAGCTCAGACAAAAGATCCAAAAGAAGAACTTAGAGTAAAGAAGGCCTCTGAGCAGTCTGAAGATCAGTTCAAGAAACAGCCAGTGGTTCACATAGTGCCTGTGATAGTCGAAAAGGGAGATAAACACGAAATGGGTGCCAAAAACTCCAAGCAGCAACGGGATCAATCACAGCAAGAGACAGAATTGtcacaggagcagcagcaacagcaggcagcAAGGCCACCAGGCAGCCCACGTCAGGCCAAGGTCATTGTGCATCGCATAGTGCGCGAGAGCAATGACGAAATAGATGCacatcagcaacagttgcagcagcaacagcaggagcagcagcagacgcaacaacagcagcaggaaacACAAACAGAGCAACAGTTGCCAGCAGCTGTGCAAGAATTACTGGCGAATTGTCAGCTGCAACAGCCGCTGgctcagcagcaacagatcaaaacacagcagcaacaggttGAGACACATCAGCAACAGCGTGCACCACAGCAACATGCCGCACAGCAGCCGCTACAACGCAGCACAAAGGTCATCATACATCAGATACGCATCGAAACGGATGAGGAGGAACGCGCTCGCAAAGGTAAGCCTACAATTGAGGAGATCAGCAgcaccacagcaacaacaaccgcacacagcaccaacagcaacagcagcagcggcaacagcggcaCCTTGTCACCGCCGCCGCGTTACTTGGTCGAATCGCCCTCACCAAAGGCCGTGCAACAGTTTAGTAAATTCGCGCGCGATGTGCAAATTCAAGAGCTGGAGCTGAGCAGCGATTGTAGCTCCGGTGAGTTCAATGGGCCGCTGCAGTCGCCAGTTGTATTTGAAGCGGATTCGGAGACGGCGAACACGCCGACGGCTATGATTGCGCCTGTTGCTGTGCTGGCGTCTTCGGCGGATTTGCCGTCCAGCAGCCGCGccgagcagcaggagcagctgcgCCAGAAACGCGCCCAGAAACGCAATGCACTCGAATCGCACTTTCTGCCGCAGCTGCTTAGTCCGCGCTATCTGGACAGCATTCTGGAGGAGAATAgcgaggcagcagcagcgggcggCGATCCCAGCCTAAGTCGCAGCGCCTCCGCATCCTCCTCTGGCAATGATCCGGCGAAGACGCGCTCACCACTGCCAGCGAAGGCAAACGAAGCGTTTCCGCGCAGCCAACTCGACTTCAGTCGCCGGCACAAGCGTCGCGAAGAGCCGCTGGCTCTCATGCTGGAAACAAAGCTGCTCGAGCAGCCCAGCGATTTGGAGAGCTGCACGCGTCTACAGAGCACGTTGTCGCCACAATCCGAGGACGCGGAATTGGTTTACCTCAGCTCGTCCGGCTCCAGCAGCGTCTCGGATCTAATGGAACTCGAGCTCGAAGAGGCAGCTGCCCTGGCCAAACGAGCCCTCAGCGATCTGGACACGGATGCCAGCCGGCTGATCAATCGACCCGACGACGACCTGAGTAGCACAACAACCACAGAGCCGATTAGCTCGTCCAATGAAACGGAAACCGAGGGCGAGTGCGAG gtTGAAACGGAAGTGGACACGGAAACGGAGGCAACAACTGCCGCCGACCAATCGAGCCGCGAGAGCACACCTGTTAACGCTCATCCCCCGACGGAGCCGACATCGCCGGGCAGCAGTTCGCTATCATCGCTGCTTAGTGCCGCGACGCTGACGCCGACAGCGACGCCCACGCCGGCATTAAATGAGCTGCCAAGAGAAGCGAATCAACATTCGACATTGTTGGCCAACGAATTTAGCCCGAACAAATTGGCCAACAGTTCAACTGCAACCACTTCGCTGGCGGCAACGCGCGAGGAATTCGTTCGCAACATGGAAAAAGTGCGCGAATTGATCGAAATGACGCGACGCGAAAACGGGAATGTAAACGGAAACGGTAACGGTAACGTTAACGAGAACGCGCCAGCTGCtccggagcagcagcagcagcagccaaacgAATTGCGCTGTAGGTTATCACCCACGCCCCCGCCTGTGCCACCGCCCCCCAGCAGCATGCACTATCCCGCTACCAGCACCACCCAGCATCCAATCCTTAACCCCTTGTTGCTCAATCGACAAGAGTCGAACGATTCGCACTGCTCGGACAGCACACAGCACAGCCAATGCACTGCCATACATCTGGCCTCGCCAACCCCGCAACAGCAACCCCCCACACCTCCCttgcgccagcagcagcaacagcagcaaccagcTATTTCCCCTATTTCAGCAGCGGAAACGGAAGCGGAGCGCATTAAGAAATTGCGTTTGCTATGCACCGAGACATTGGCCTCCATGCCCTATGGCGAGCAGATGCTTGAGGAGCTCGCCAGCGTTGCCCAAAACATAactgaacagcagcagcagcagcagcagcaacagcagcagcagcaacaagtggACAACATGCCTTATCCTATGCCCCAATTGCCGCACATTGGCGAGCTGCAGCTGTCGCTGGACCAGGCCGCAGGCGAGAAGGATGCTTGGCTGGGCTTGCCTACGCAGAAGGATCCCCAGCTGCTGGTGTGCCTGTCGCCGGCGCAGCGTGCGCtgacacagcagcaacagttgcagccaGCGGCCGATCAGCTGCTGGACGCACACGAGAAGTTCGTACAGCGACGCGGCTATCACGAGCTGAGCGCCGAACAGGTGCGTGCCATGGATAGCGCACAAATGACTGCCGAACAGGAGCAGATACTCAAAACAGCGGCCAAGATGCGCGAATTGCGCAAGAGTCTAACGCCCACAGCGacaacgccgccgccgccgccggtgCCTGTGAAGAGCGCCGAAACGGCGGCCAAGGCAAAGAGCCAAGCaacacagcagcaaaagcaaatggCAGATGACGTAAGCCAAAAGgcaagcacagcagcaacagcaacagcaacaatgccaGCGACATCATCATTTGAAAAtaaaccaacagcagcaacagcagcagctgatccGCAGTTGCCATACGCATTTGACCAGCGCACAGtcgagcagcaacagcagagcaaacacagcagcaacagcaacagcagctacatgagccacagcagcaacattaggagcagcagcaacaacagtagcagcaaATTTCCAGCCAGCATGGAGAGCGAATTGGCGCGCATGTTCCCCAGCATGGCCCAGCAGGGCGACATTTTTGACGAGCAGCGCAAGCGTTTCTCCAACATTGAGCAGAGCGGGCAGCAGAAGCCGCAGCAGAGCAAACGCTACTCCAACATCGAGACCAGTTCCTTTGAGTCCAAAAAGCGTGTAGAGAACGGCCAGGTGATCTACGACTACAGCAATAGCAGtcgcgagcagcagcagcagcaggagcctGCTGGTGACACGCCCACGGCAAATGGGAAATTTCCGGTACGTgaggtgcagcagcagcaggtgcccCAGGTGCATCAGATACCTGTACGGCAGGCGGCGGCGGATGAGGTGGACTGTGCACCGCCAGTGCCACCGCCGCCGGCAGCGGCAAATATGATGTCAGCAACGAAATTAAATGGCATGTCAAACACTTTCAATGATgacgcacagcagcaacagttgctccCAGAGAGCAGGCAGCACAGagaacaaacaacaacaacaacaacaacaactggcaccAAGGTgaacagtagcagcagcagcggcactTATGAGGAATTTCGGCAACGTGCCAAAGCAGCGCTCGACGCAATTGCTCAGCCCAACGGCAACGGGCAACCTTCGACGGGCAATCACTTGGATAATGAAAAGCTCTTCAAGGACTTTGACGCCTTGTCCCAACAGCTGAATGCCGAGCTGCAAACGGGCCGcgagcagcgacagcagcgcgACAAATCCGCCTCGCTCTACGATCTCAGTCGCctcaccaacagcaacaacaacaacagctgccaacTGGAGCAGCTGAAGCGTGAGCGGCATGCCCACATGCAGGAGCTGGAGCGTGAAATTGAACGCTCGGCCAGATCACGCCAGGAGCGACTGTCCTCGGTGCCACGTGCCGTCGAGATACCCATTCAACTGGCGCCCGATTACGAGCGCACTCGTCGCGCCGAATCGCTGTGCAATCTGAACGAGCAGACGCGCCCGCACAGCTCCGCGGAACACTACCGAGTGCCCACCGAGGCAGTACAGCAGGATGATTGGGCACACTATGCCAGCGATTTGGGCTACTCGGAGAATATCGCGCGTCCATTTGCCCGCGAGGTGGAGATTTGCTATCAACGCCAGAACCAGAGCCAGGGCCAGCGACAGCCGCACTCTATACGCGCGCCACGCCTCTCGGCCAGCACAAACGATCtgtccagcagcagctgctacgATAGCTTCAATGCGTACGGAGGCGGGCGCCGGCATGCGCCCATGCTGCAGCaggcgccgcagcagcagcggccacACTATGCCAGCTGCTACTCGATGATCGAGCGGGATCCGAATCCCACTTACATTAGCACCACCTCGAGGCGTGGCGTGTCGCCGGCGCCGGTGTCCACGCCCGTCACCCCGCAGCCGGGACAGCCGCCGGCGTACGACAGGCAGCGGGAGAGACGCGCCTCGTTGCCGCGCGAGCTgcacgagcagcagctgaagtaTATACTGAGCAAGGAGGAGCAGCTGAAGCTAGAGTTCGAACGACTGCAGCAAGAGCGCCGCCGGCTGATGGAGGAGATGCAGCGGGCGCCCACGGTATTGcaggcgccgccgccgcgtcGCGAGAGCTACCGGCCGGCGCCCAAGCTGCCCACACTCAGCGAGGATGAGGTGTTCCGCCAGCAAATGGCCGAGGAGTGGATGAACAAAGTGGCCGAGCGAGAGGAGCGGCGCCAGCACAAGATCATCAAGATATCCAAGATCGAGGACGAACAGCAGCACGCCACCGAGCACCAGGCGAACATTAGCGATGAGTTTCTCAATCGCGTCAAGGAGCGCCGTCACAAGCTTTCAATGCCCGCGGACAGCGACTGGGAGAGCGGCGCCGAGTCGCAGCCAGCGCCCGCCAAAACGGCGGCGACGGCCGGCAGCGAATCGGATGCGGAGGCGCCGACGCCCGTGCGCATTCTGGAGGGTCAGGCCGAGGCAAATCTGCGCGAGCTCCCGCGTCATCTGCGCGAATTCGCCAAGTTCAGCAGCTGCGAGCAGCTGAAAGGTGACGCCCAGTCATCCGGTCAAGTGGAGCGGCACGAGCAGCAGGAGCGCAGCGAGACCGCAACGGACAATTCGCTAAGCAGTGCCAGCAAGAAGTCGACCATTGTGAAGACGTACAAGGTGTCCCGGTTGCCGCCTTCTGTGCAGG CCCAAGCAATTAAAAGCGAACGTccgcaccagcagcagcagcaacaacaacggcagctaCAGACAGCGACGCCAACGtcaacgccgacgccgacgccagcGATGGCAGCGAAGCTGCGTCTACGCCCACAGAAGCAGACGCGGTTTCTGCTatcgccgcagcagctgcagcgacagCGCCAGCGACGCAGCTGGTCCGAGAGCGATCTGCTAAAGGAGATTGACaatgagctgcagctggccaagGGCTTTCTCTATGCCAACG GCGTCTGGACACCCAAGAGTCAAACGCCGTACGGCTCCAGCAACGAGCTAGACATCAGCTCCTCGGCGGCGCCCACgcctccgccgccgcccacACAGCCCGTGTGGACGCCGCAGCCGTCGCCCGCGCTGAGCGGACGCAAGGAGTTTCGCCCCGTGCGCTTCGAGTCGCCCACATTGCCACGACGCTACAcggcccagcagcagcagcagcagcagcaacaacagcagccgacgacgacgattCCGCCCTGGTCATATACAAACGGCAACTGCCCAGTGCCTGCACCACGGAGCAGCACGGCGACCACCACCAGCCTGAGCACGCCCACAACGCTGAACTCGAACAATTCGGACTACGCGGAAACCGATTATTCCAATCAATTTGGCCCAGTGGCTGCCAGTGCCAGTGTCTCCGACAAGATcaaaa CATTTGAACGCTCGGCTTCCACATCGGAGCTATATAGGCCGTTCGCACGCCGTCAACTGTCCGACACTAGCCGTCCCGTCTATAGGCCTAATGAAGTCA TCTACAAAGTCAAGCACGAGTATATGAGCGAACCGGAAACGGAAAGCGATCGTCCGCGCAAAATGGCACAGTTAGGTCGACGGCAATACGAAGGCATCGGTCCGGTGACCAACGATGGAATGCCCATCATACTGAGATCG GAGGTCCAGGAACCGCACCAGCATGAATGGTATAAGCGACTCTATCAGACCATACATAAGCAGAAGAATGGCG ACGATTTTGTGATACGCTACAAGTGTCCCAGAG CACGTCCCTCGTACAAGAGCAATGGTTATGTCTCAGAGCCCGAGCCCAATTACGATTCCGATTACTCGACTGTAAAATACCGTACACCCAATCCTCTACGCGTACAGTCGGTCTCATCGGCAGTCAACGTGCGCAATCTAAGCCAGGACGATAA ATTGTATGGTACTATGCCCAATCCCATAAAAGCGGCACAGAACTCGTACAAGAATCAACCTGGTCGCATCGAGAACTATACAACTGGACATTCGTCTGTTTCGGAAAAGGAGAAGAAGGAG AATTTGGAACAATCGAAATTATCGCCGCTCTACACAGAAGGCAATTTGTCAAG AGCTCTGGCCAAAGAATCGGGTTATACCAGCGATTCGAATCTAGTCTTCCGCAAAAAGGAGCTACCCGTTAGCAGTCCGCTGAGTCCCGTGGAGCAGCGACAGGCCTACAAGAGCTTACAGGCGGGAGGGGAACCGCCTTTGCTGGGCTTCCGTAAGCCCGCGCCCGAGAAACCCAAAG ATTTTGACTCGAGCGCCGCACCACCAATACCCCCACAGCCACCGCTCAAGGGCCTGACCAACTCGAACTCATTCTACGAGCCCTACAGCCCCTACAGCAACGGTGACCACATTGATTCGGGCACAG ACGTGAACATACACTTCAAGACACCGATAAGGCATGAGTACAAGCAGAACATATCGGAGGAGGAATTAGCTATTCGACAAGCGGAGCATATGCAGAAATTGTATCAGGAGGAGCGCAGACGCAAGTATCTACAGGAGCTGCAGGACATGAATTCGCGACGACACACCGACAATTTTACACCCTCACAGAAATCGCCAATTGCCTTGAATCGTTACGATGATTTCCCCACAGACGTAACGCTCAAATCTCTGGTGGGACCCAAAACAGTTGCCAGGGCCCTCTACAACTTCCAGGGACAGACCTCCAA GGAGCTCTCGTTCCGCAAGGGCGACACCATATACATCAGGCGACAGATCGATCCCAACTGGTATGAGGGCGAGCATAATGCCATGATTGGACTGCTGCCGGCCAGCTATGTCGAG ATTGTCAGTCGGGATGGCGCCCGCACGCCTGGCAAGCGTCCATCGGAGGGCCAGGCACGTGCCAAGTACAACTTCCAGGCGCAGTCCGGCGTGGAGCTGTCCCTCAACAAGGGCGAGCTGGTCACACTGACACGTCGCGTCGACGGCAATTGGTTTGAGGGCAAAATAGCCAATCGCAAGGGCATTTTCCCGGTCTCCTATGTGGAG GTCTTAACCGACATTGGTGCCGAAGATATTGCAGCTAGAACCACAACCGTAATCAACACTCAGAGTACCACGAATCTGCGTCCAAATCTGGACGTGCTGCGCACAAATATCAACAACGAGTTCAATACGCTGACCCAGAACGGAGCACATCCGCCAAATGGCATACTGAAGGAGACCCGCACGCTGCACAAAACAGACGCCCTTCATGTGGACACCAGCTCGGAGCCCTTGAC TTATCGTGCGCTGTACAAATACCGACCACAAAACTCCGATGAGCTGGAGATCTTTGAGGGGGATCTGGTGCAGGTGCTGGAGAAGTGCGACGATGGCTGGTTCGTCGGCACTTCGCAGCGGACGGGCTGCTTTGGCACATTCCCCGGCAACTATGTGGAACGTGCCTGA